One Mycolicibacterium sp. ND9-15 genomic window, CGTCGCTGCTGGACGTCTTGGGGCCGTGGCCGGTGTACATCTTCAGCACGGCCGCCTTGGTTTGTGTCCTGTGGGCCCTGATGACGTGGCCGTGGGTGCGACGGTGATCGTCGTCGTCCGGGTCAAGCCGGGTAGTGCCAAGGGGCCGCTCGTCGAGGCCGACGACGACGGCGCAATGACCGTTTATGTGCGGGAGCGGGCCGTCGAGGGCAAGGCGACCAAGGCCGTCACCAAGCTGCTCGCCGAGCACTTCGACGTCCCGCCTTCTGCGGTCAAACTGGTTGCGGGCGCGACGTCGCGGGTGAAGCGCTTCGAGATACAGCGCTGAGCGCACCGTCACAAGGCGACGAGTGTGCGCAAGCTGCCGTACTATTGCGGCGTGTCGGTGTGCAGACTCGCACGCTGGCGCAAGAAGACGCTAGGCGACGCCGAGGTAGGCCGCACGAATAGTGTCGTCGGCCAACAGCTCTCGAGCATCACCGACGCGGGTGACCTCTCCGGTCTCCAAAATATAGGCCCGGTCGGAGCGGCTCAGCGCCTGCTGCGCGTTCTGCTCCACCAGCAGCACCGTGGTGCCCTGCGCGTTGATCTCGGCGATGATCCGGAAGATCTGCGAAATCACCATGGGCGCCAGGCCCATCGACGGTTCGTCGAGCAACAGCACCCGCGGGCGGGCCATCAGCGCACGCCCGATCGCCAACATCTGCTGCTCACCTCCCGACAGCGTGCCGCCCACCTGGCTGCGACGTT contains:
- a CDS encoding DUF167 domain-containing protein — translated: MIVVVRVKPGSAKGPLVEADDDGAMTVYVRERAVEGKATKAVTKLLAEHFDVPPSAVKLVAGATSRVKRFEIQR